One window from the genome of Candidatus Rickettsiella isopodorum encodes:
- a CDS encoding PilN domain-containing protein, which produces MNQINLLPWREQENKLKIRQFIIVWFGISCSCLILLFTVKILIIQQMKHYQLAYEDVLLKIKTLSPKVREIKQLQFASKELNKIIKVVQINHQQVKKILDFITHLKYLISPDIFVRLIEFHPPYVNLVMHAGSKKEYLTLIKFLKLKYDHELRWLILNKSQDLQLDFMIQMMFDKN; this is translated from the coding sequence ATGAATCAAATCAATTTGTTGCCTTGGCGTGAACAAGAAAATAAATTAAAAATAAGGCAATTTATTATTGTCTGGTTTGGGATTTCATGCTCATGTCTTATCTTATTATTCACCGTAAAAATTCTGATTATTCAGCAGATGAAACACTATCAATTAGCCTATGAAGATGTTTTATTAAAGATTAAAACACTATCACCCAAAGTGAGAGAAATAAAACAACTTCAATTTGCATCAAAAGAGCTGAATAAAATTATAAAAGTTGTTCAGATCAATCATCAGCAAGTTAAAAAAATTTTAGATTTTATAACACATCTTAAATATTTAATATCTCCCGATATCTTTGTTCGTTTAATAGAATTTCATCCGCCTTATGTGAATTTAGTAATGCATGCGGGTTCAAAAAAAGAATATTTAACATTGATTAAATTTTTAAAACTTAAATATGATCATGAATTGCGATGGTTGATTCTTAATAAATCTCAGGACTTGCAATTAGATTTTATGATTCAAATGATGTTTGATAAAAATTAA